A part of Candidatus Palauibacter australiensis genomic DNA contains:
- a CDS encoding nucleotidyl transferase AbiEii/AbiGii toxin family protein, translating to MKDHLRELIRDLDPHAGRNAMREYLQARILEGLQRAGAMSPLAFHGGTALRFLYRLPRYSEDLDFALEGPRESYDPRRWLTSIHAQFRREGYNVTASLRGCDAVHAGWFRFPGLPHEFGLSSHRDETLRIKLEVDTRPPAGAVTQTRIVRRHVSLRIHHHDRASLLAGKLHAVLHRPWLKGRDIYDLVWYLSDPAWPSPNLDLLNAARRQTDPAAPPLTDDTWRRSVATKVGGVEWRAVEADIRPFLESGEGVPSRADVLDLLTSAG from the coding sequence GTGAAGGACCATCTCCGGGAACTGATCCGGGATCTCGATCCGCACGCCGGACGCAACGCGATGCGGGAGTACCTGCAGGCTCGAATCCTGGAGGGTCTGCAGAGGGCCGGCGCCATGTCGCCGCTGGCGTTCCACGGTGGGACGGCGCTGCGCTTTCTGTACAGGCTGCCGAGATACTCCGAAGATCTCGACTTCGCCCTCGAAGGCCCCCGCGAGAGCTACGATCCGCGGCGCTGGCTGACGTCCATCCATGCGCAGTTCCGGCGAGAGGGCTACAACGTGACAGCTTCGCTACGCGGCTGCGATGCTGTGCACGCCGGCTGGTTCCGTTTCCCGGGACTCCCCCACGAGTTCGGTCTGTCGAGCCACCGCGACGAAACGCTCCGGATCAAGCTCGAGGTCGACACCCGCCCGCCCGCGGGCGCCGTGACCCAGACGCGCATCGTGCGACGCCACGTGTCGCTGCGCATCCATCACCACGACCGGGCGTCGCTGCTGGCCGGCAAACTCCACGCCGTGCTCCACCGGCCCTGGCTGAAAGGGAGGGACATCTACGATCTGGTCTGGTACCTGAGCGATCCCGCGTGGCCGTCCCCGAATCTGGATCTCCTCAACGCGGCCCGCCGCCAGACGGATCCCGCCGCCCCGCCGCTCACGGACGACACGTGGCGCCGGTCCGTCGCGACGAAAGTCGGGGGCGTGGAGTGGAGAGCGGTCGAGGCCGACATCCGCCCGTTCCTCGAGAGCGGAGAAGGCGTGCCGTCGCGCGCCGATGTGCTGGACCTGCTGACCTCCGCTGGCTGA
- a CDS encoding serine hydrolase: MTPDRTAARMRPVAGSALLPLVAAALLAGCGGAGDPASSSDLARAIDAVFADLDRPGSPGAAVSVIRDGEIIHSRGYGYAQIEHGVPVTPNTVFHVASVSKQFTAMAVTMLAADGALSLDDRVQAHLGFVPEFEHPVTVRQMIHHTSGIRDQWQLLGISGWRLDDVITTEQILGLMSRQRELNFVPGSEYLYSNMGYTLLAQTAAAVSGMSFPEFTAARIFRPLGMDRTHFHDDHEHIVPARAYSYRPIPTDEDSGEEGGGGGMGAEYTKAVLSYANAGATSLFTTADDLARWLDNFRQETVGGPEVMEMMTARGVLNGGDTIPYAHGLSIGDHRGLRTVGHGGADAGFRTQATWYPEAGVGVVVLTNVANGNPGGRARQVAEVVLAEVFPEAALEEEEDPPSPAADSVPPPTPDPATLAGYAGSYYSPELDALYHLETTEEGLVAQHIRHGDIALEPRARDEFATDRWFMREVRFERAPDGSVSAMRVGGGRVRNLLFIKLTRPLPR, translated from the coding sequence TGACCCCTGATCGCACGGCCGCCCGCATGCGTCCGGTAGCAGGCTCCGCGCTCCTCCCGCTTGTCGCCGCCGCCCTGCTCGCCGGGTGCGGAGGCGCCGGAGACCCGGCCTCGTCCTCCGACCTCGCGCGCGCGATCGACGCCGTGTTCGCCGACCTGGACCGCCCGGGCTCGCCGGGCGCCGCCGTGTCGGTCATCCGCGACGGCGAGATCATCCACTCGCGCGGCTACGGCTACGCCCAGATCGAGCATGGCGTCCCCGTCACCCCCAATACGGTCTTCCACGTCGCCTCCGTGTCGAAGCAGTTCACGGCCATGGCGGTGACCATGCTGGCGGCCGATGGGGCGCTCTCGCTCGACGACCGCGTGCAGGCGCACCTCGGGTTCGTCCCCGAGTTCGAGCACCCGGTCACGGTCCGCCAGATGATCCACCACACGAGCGGGATCCGGGACCAGTGGCAGCTTCTCGGGATCTCCGGCTGGCGCCTCGACGACGTGATCACGACCGAGCAGATCCTCGGCCTCATGTCGCGCCAGCGGGAACTCAACTTCGTGCCGGGCTCGGAGTACCTCTACTCCAACATGGGCTACACGCTCCTCGCACAGACGGCGGCGGCGGTCAGCGGCATGTCCTTCCCCGAATTCACCGCAGCGAGGATCTTCCGGCCGCTCGGAATGGACCGAACCCACTTCCACGACGACCACGAACACATCGTCCCCGCCCGCGCCTATTCCTACCGGCCGATACCCACGGACGAAGACAGTGGGGAAGAGGGAGGCGGCGGGGGGATGGGCGCGGAGTACACCAAGGCGGTCCTGAGCTACGCGAACGCGGGGGCGACGAGCCTCTTTACGACCGCGGACGACCTCGCCCGCTGGCTCGACAACTTCCGGCAGGAGACGGTCGGCGGCCCGGAGGTGATGGAGATGATGACGGCGCGCGGGGTCTTGAACGGCGGAGACACGATCCCTTACGCGCACGGCCTCAGCATCGGCGACCACCGGGGCCTGCGCACGGTGGGGCACGGGGGCGCCGACGCGGGGTTCCGGACGCAGGCGACCTGGTATCCCGAGGCCGGTGTCGGGGTCGTCGTTCTCACGAACGTCGCCAACGGCAACCCGGGAGGCCGGGCGCGGCAGGTGGCGGAGGTCGTCCTCGCCGAGGTCTTCCCCGAGGCGGCTCTGGAGGAGGAAGAGGATCCGCCTTCTCCGGCCGCCGATTCCGTCCCGCCCCCGACTCCCGATCCCGCGACGCTGGCCGGGTACGCGGGCAGCTACTACAGCCCGGAACTCGACGCGCTGTACCACCTCGAGACGACGGAGGAGGGGCTCGTCGCACAGCACATACGTCACGGCGACATCGCCCTCGAGCCGCGCGCCCGCGACGAATTCGCCACGGATCGCTGGTTCATGCGCGAGGTGCGCTTCGAGCGCGCGCCGGACGGCTCCGTCTCGGCGATGCGCGTTGGCGGCGGCCGGGTCCGAAACCTGCTCTTCATCAAGCTCACCCGCCCGCTTCCACGGTAG
- a CDS encoding D-aminoacylase, whose product MSERTKYSRHRARTLRPLSLLILAIMGGAGAPERVAAQAATGAAEEPATVLFTNATLVDGTGAPGYVGDLLIDGGSIAALGAPGSVEAPSDAEQRDLTGLVLAPGFIDIHNHSTTRLFDFPLATTQLAQGITTIVVGADGSSPWPISDYLGRIDELRPTVDVATLVGHGTVRSLVMDEDFRRTATDAEIADMTVRVERGMTEGAFGLSSGLEYDPGFYSTTGELTALARAAAGHGGFYMTHMRDEEEGLLEAVDEAIRIGREAGLPVQMSHIKAGNASVWGRAPDVLERIRQANEEGLDVTADQYPYQAWQSGLAIVVRSRMFTNPDSVAKGIAAAGGGNRLQIVAFWSEPELNGLRLDEIARRREMTDVEAYMWIMENGGSGLIGHTMNEEDVDTFMASEWVMTASDGGVRSAHPRGAGTFPRVLGYYVRERGILTLERAVRRATSMPARRLGLTDRGVLRAGARADLVIFDPERVVDRSTFDNGTRQADGVESVWLGGVETWSAGEPTGARPGRAIRRAP is encoded by the coding sequence ATGTCCGAACGAACGAAATACAGCCGCCACCGCGCGCGAACGCTTCGCCCGCTGTCGCTGCTGATCCTGGCGATCATGGGAGGCGCCGGCGCTCCGGAACGGGTCGCCGCGCAGGCGGCTACGGGTGCGGCCGAAGAGCCGGCCACGGTTCTGTTCACGAACGCAACGCTCGTCGACGGGACGGGGGCGCCCGGCTACGTCGGCGACCTGCTCATCGACGGGGGGAGCATCGCGGCGCTCGGCGCCCCGGGGTCCGTCGAGGCTCCGTCCGACGCGGAACAGCGGGATCTCACGGGTCTCGTCCTCGCCCCGGGCTTCATCGACATCCACAACCACTCCACGACCCGCCTGTTCGACTTCCCGCTGGCCACGACGCAGCTCGCGCAGGGGATCACGACGATCGTGGTCGGGGCCGACGGCTCCTCGCCGTGGCCGATCTCCGACTACCTCGGGCGCATCGACGAACTCCGGCCCACTGTGGACGTCGCGACGCTTGTCGGACACGGGACCGTGCGCAGTCTCGTGATGGATGAAGATTTCCGGCGCACGGCGACCGACGCCGAGATCGCGGACATGACGGTGCGCGTCGAGCGGGGGATGACGGAGGGCGCGTTCGGCCTCTCGAGCGGCCTCGAATACGACCCCGGTTTCTACTCCACGACCGGCGAACTCACCGCCCTGGCGCGGGCCGCGGCGGGCCACGGCGGCTTCTACATGACCCACATGCGCGACGAGGAAGAGGGGCTGCTCGAAGCGGTCGACGAGGCCATCCGCATCGGGCGCGAGGCGGGGCTCCCCGTGCAGATGTCGCATATCAAGGCGGGCAACGCCTCCGTGTGGGGAAGGGCGCCCGACGTGCTGGAGCGTATCCGGCAGGCCAACGAGGAGGGACTGGACGTGACGGCGGACCAGTACCCCTACCAGGCTTGGCAGTCCGGGCTCGCGATCGTGGTCCGTTCGAGGATGTTCACGAACCCCGACTCCGTGGCGAAGGGGATCGCCGCGGCGGGTGGCGGGAACCGGCTGCAGATCGTCGCCTTCTGGTCCGAACCCGAGTTGAACGGACTGCGGCTCGACGAGATCGCCCGGCGCAGGGAGATGACGGACGTCGAGGCCTACATGTGGATCATGGAGAACGGGGGCTCCGGGCTCATCGGCCACACGATGAACGAAGAGGACGTCGATACGTTCATGGCCTCGGAGTGGGTGATGACGGCGAGCGACGGCGGGGTGCGGAGCGCGCACCCGCGCGGGGCGGGGACGTTCCCGCGCGTGCTGGGCTACTACGTGCGGGAGCGCGGCATCCTGACGCTGGAGCGGGCGGTGCGGCGTGCGACGTCGATGCCGGCGCGGCGGCTGGGGCTGACCGACCGGGGCGTGCTGCGCGCCGGGGCCCGGGCGGACCTCGTGATCTTCGATCCGGAGCGCGTCGTGGACCGGTCGACCTTCGACAACGGCACCCGGCAGGCGGACGGCGTCGAGAGCGTGTGGCTCGGCGGCGTGGAGACCTGGTCCGCCGGGGAGCCGACCGGCGCCCGCCCCGGCCGCGCCATCCGCCGCGCGCCCTGA
- a CDS encoding dicarboxylate/amino acid:cation symporter produces the protein MNTRAILIGLVLGLGLGVAASATGSPALLRAAEAVAPLGQVFLRAIQMVVIPLVAAVVFVGVGRIGNLRKLGRIGGLSVGFFWVTTLPAILIGMGVMGFALTFTAPVPPPTPTTELNTATPGVIDFLVNLVPRNPVQAAADGSLLSILIFIVLLAAATTTLPREKRELLTGFAESAGDALIKLMNWVLWTAPVGVFGLAAPVVARTGLALLQNLAVFILAVVVGLFILKGLVLLPMVRFVGGMPAGRFIRGTVGTYTVGFSTTTSVGTLPMMLQEAEKLGLRQDRYRLILPLAASINRPGSALFQSASLVFLAAMYGVPLDAGLIAAAVLAIFLAAMTVAPVPSASIVSMVPALDVVGVPLAGLGILLGIDRVPDVFRSATNVIGHMAAATTVDAMTQNDEELDEGTEDG, from the coding sequence ATGAACACGCGCGCCATTCTCATCGGACTCGTGCTCGGGCTGGGCCTCGGCGTCGCCGCCTCCGCCACCGGATCTCCGGCGCTCCTGCGGGCGGCCGAGGCCGTCGCGCCGCTCGGACAGGTCTTCCTGCGCGCGATCCAGATGGTCGTGATCCCACTCGTGGCCGCGGTCGTGTTCGTCGGCGTGGGGCGGATCGGGAACCTGCGCAAGCTGGGGCGGATCGGCGGCCTCTCCGTCGGCTTCTTTTGGGTCACGACGCTGCCGGCGATCCTCATCGGGATGGGTGTGATGGGGTTCGCGCTCACCTTCACGGCGCCGGTGCCGCCCCCGACTCCGACGACGGAACTGAACACGGCGACGCCCGGCGTGATCGACTTCCTCGTGAACCTCGTGCCGCGAAACCCGGTACAGGCGGCCGCGGACGGGTCGCTGCTCTCGATCCTCATCTTCATCGTCCTGCTCGCGGCGGCCACGACGACGCTGCCGCGGGAGAAGCGGGAGTTGCTCACCGGATTCGCGGAGTCGGCCGGCGACGCGCTCATCAAGCTCATGAACTGGGTCCTGTGGACGGCGCCCGTGGGGGTCTTCGGCCTCGCAGCGCCGGTGGTGGCGCGCACGGGGCTGGCGCTGCTCCAGAACCTCGCCGTCTTCATCCTCGCGGTCGTCGTGGGCCTCTTCATCCTCAAGGGTCTCGTCCTGCTGCCGATGGTCCGCTTCGTCGGCGGCATGCCGGCGGGGCGCTTCATCCGCGGCACCGTGGGGACGTACACCGTGGGCTTTTCCACGACGACGTCGGTGGGCACGCTGCCGATGATGCTGCAGGAGGCGGAGAAACTGGGGCTGCGGCAGGACCGCTACCGGCTGATCCTGCCGCTGGCGGCCTCGATCAACCGGCCGGGGAGCGCCCTTTTCCAGAGCGCTTCGCTCGTCTTCCTCGCCGCCATGTACGGGGTGCCGCTCGACGCGGGACTGATCGCGGCGGCGGTCCTCGCGATCTTCCTCGCCGCGATGACGGTGGCGCCGGTGCCGAGCGCGAGCATCGTGTCGATGGTGCCCGCGCTCGACGTGGTGGGCGTGCCGCTGGCCGGACTCGGGATCCTGCTCGGGATTGACCGCGTGCCCGACGTCTTCCGCTCGGCGACGAACGTCATCGGCCACATGGCCGCCGCCACGACCGTCGATGCGATGACGCAGAACGATGAAGAGTTGGACGAGGGGACGGAGGACGGATGA
- a CDS encoding sodium-dependent transporter, with protein MERDRRETFGSRFGLVATMIGVAVGLGNVWRFPYMVGEFGGAPFVAFYVLAVVLIGVPALMAEWTLGRHTRRGPVGAFESAGLPFGRALGWIFFVGVTAATGYYSNALGWVLYHALAGLLSGVGVEIDAAAILPPEEGFSLRSFLLQCVCTGAVLVTCAAVLRRGLRGGIEKASRFIVPALLGGLLILIVRSLTLPGAGEGLRWYLGAFDPGALTPPVMLGALGQAIFSLSLGGTFMVVYGSYLNRGDPLRGNAVFTAGGDLCAGLLAGLAIFPAVFAFGLEPASGPGLLFVTLPDVFGRIPAGAVFGTLFFLALFGGAYLSDVAALEVLVAGVTDNTGIGRSRAVTLTTVAVFAFALPPMINMNVFTPWDLTFGSGFQTLGALLSVVAVGWALDRSEVLRQLAAGEDGARGRRVPTLWLYYWLRFVIPAAILAVGAWWLLRDVLGVTIGRSSP; from the coding sequence ATGGAACGAGACAGACGCGAGACGTTCGGCTCCCGCTTCGGGCTCGTGGCCACGATGATCGGCGTCGCCGTCGGTCTCGGGAACGTGTGGCGCTTCCCGTACATGGTCGGCGAGTTCGGCGGGGCTCCCTTCGTGGCCTTCTACGTGCTCGCCGTAGTGCTGATCGGCGTTCCCGCGCTCATGGCGGAATGGACGCTGGGCCGGCACACCCGCCGCGGCCCGGTCGGCGCGTTCGAGTCGGCCGGTCTCCCCTTCGGCCGCGCCCTCGGCTGGATCTTCTTCGTCGGCGTCACCGCTGCCACCGGCTACTACTCGAACGCGCTCGGCTGGGTGCTGTACCACGCCCTGGCCGGATTGCTCTCCGGCGTCGGGGTCGAGATCGACGCCGCCGCGATCCTGCCCCCGGAGGAGGGGTTCTCGCTCCGCTCCTTCCTCCTGCAGTGCGTCTGCACCGGCGCGGTCCTCGTCACCTGCGCCGCCGTGCTGAGGCGCGGCCTCCGGGGCGGGATCGAGAAGGCGAGCCGCTTCATCGTCCCGGCGCTCCTCGGTGGCCTTCTCATCCTCATCGTCCGCTCGCTCACGCTGCCCGGGGCGGGAGAGGGTCTGCGCTGGTACCTCGGGGCCTTCGATCCCGGCGCGCTCACGCCGCCCGTCATGCTGGGGGCGCTGGGCCAGGCGATCTTCAGCCTCTCGCTGGGTGGCACCTTCATGGTCGTGTACGGCTCCTACCTGAACCGCGGCGACCCCCTGCGCGGCAACGCCGTCTTCACCGCGGGCGGCGACCTGTGCGCCGGACTCCTGGCGGGGCTCGCCATCTTCCCCGCCGTGTTCGCGTTCGGACTCGAACCGGCGAGCGGCCCCGGCCTCCTCTTCGTCACGCTGCCCGACGTGTTCGGCCGGATCCCGGCCGGGGCGGTGTTCGGGACGCTCTTCTTCCTGGCGCTGTTCGGGGGCGCCTACCTGTCGGATGTGGCGGCGCTGGAAGTGCTGGTGGCCGGGGTCACCGACAACACCGGGATCGGCCGCTCGCGCGCCGTCACGCTGACGACCGTGGCCGTGTTCGCGTTCGCGCTGCCCCCGATGATCAACATGAACGTGTTCACGCCCTGGGACCTGACCTTCGGATCGGGCTTCCAGACGCTCGGCGCGCTGCTCTCGGTCGTCGCCGTGGGGTGGGCTCTGGACCGGTCCGAAGTCCTGCGGCAACTGGCGGCGGGCGAGGATGGGGCCCGCGGGCGGCGCGTGCCCACGCTCTGGCTCTACTACTGGCTTCGCTTCGTCATCCCCGCCGCGATCCTCGCCGTCGGCGCCTGGTGGCTGCTGCGGGACGTGCTGGGCGTGACCATCGGGCGTTCCTCCCCGTAG
- the queF gene encoding preQ(1) synthase, producing the protein MTRLPATGPLPRPRDPEEGRETLRAEAIPAADVQRVRLRALEFTSLCPKTGQPDFGRVTIDYEPRDRCLESKALKFYLWSFRDEGEFCETLAARIADDVVFAVAPRRVRVEVEQNVRGGIEIVATAERGEAATD; encoded by the coding sequence ATGACGAGGCTCCCCGCCACGGGTCCGCTGCCGCGGCCCCGGGACCCGGAGGAGGGACGCGAGACGCTGCGCGCGGAGGCGATCCCGGCGGCCGACGTCCAGCGCGTCCGCCTGCGGGCGCTGGAGTTCACGTCGCTGTGCCCGAAGACGGGACAGCCGGACTTCGGACGGGTGACGATCGACTACGAGCCGCGTGACCGCTGCCTCGAGTCGAAGGCGCTCAAGTTCTATCTGTGGTCGTTCCGGGATGAGGGGGAGTTCTGCGAGACGCTCGCGGCCCGGATCGCCGACGACGTTGTGTTCGCCGTGGCACCGCGCCGGGTGCGCGTCGAGGTGGAACAGAACGTGCGCGGCGGCATCGAGATCGTCGCGACCGCCGAGCGCGGGGAGGCGGCCACCGACTGA
- a CDS encoding OmpH family outer membrane protein, which translates to MKRYARLVFSFATLLLALAPATLTGQAEGQAADAPLSIGVIDLDAAAFGSPAGQALAQQLTDFQQELAAELQLRQEAVRAVELRVAEADSLTVDERRVLEREYQDALTAFQRYQQDKQEEATALQNDGRERIRAELAPVIEAIQAELGYDLILNATSPIIILFSERVDITPLVIDRLAADPPGGM; encoded by the coding sequence ATGAAAAGATACGCACGTCTTGTGTTTTCGTTCGCCACCCTGCTTCTGGCGCTGGCGCCCGCGACGCTGACGGGACAGGCCGAGGGCCAGGCCGCAGACGCGCCGCTCAGCATCGGCGTCATCGATCTGGACGCCGCCGCGTTCGGGTCGCCGGCGGGACAGGCGCTCGCGCAGCAACTGACGGACTTCCAGCAGGAACTCGCCGCCGAGCTGCAGTTGCGCCAGGAAGCCGTGCGCGCGGTCGAGCTACGCGTGGCGGAAGCGGACAGCCTGACGGTCGACGAGCGTCGGGTGCTTGAACGCGAGTATCAGGACGCCCTCACGGCCTTCCAGCGCTACCAGCAGGACAAGCAGGAGGAAGCGACCGCGCTGCAGAACGACGGACGCGAACGGATCCGGGCGGAACTCGCGCCGGTGATCGAAGCGATCCAGGCGGAACTGGGCTACGACCTGATCCTGAACGCGACGAGCCCCATCATCATCCTGTTCAGCGAACGCGTCGACATCACCCCCCTCGTCATCGACCGCCTCGCCGCGGACCCCCCCGGCGGCATGTAG